The genomic region TGGCGTCCATAGCCCGCTCGGTATACGCCTTGTCCGAGAACTCCCCGTTGTTGAAGAAGACGGGGATAATGTTGCAGCCCCTGCGCATCATCAGCCAGGCAGCAACGGGGGAGTCGATGCCGCCCGATACCAGCGCCACCATCCTCCCCTGGGAGCCGAGCGGCATGCCGCCGACGCCCTTCACCACCTCAGAGAACACGTATGACCGGTCCCTAACCTCCACGAATATCTCGTGGTCAGGGCTTTTAAGGTCAACCCGGGGATTCCTGTCCTTTACTGCCTCGAAGACCGCGTCGCCGCAGATGCGCCCTATCTCCTGGGAAGTATAGGGGTATTCACCGGCCCTGCGGGCCCTTATGGCGAACGACTGGCCTTCTCCTATGATGTCCCTGCCCATCTCGGCGGCCATGCCACATACCTCTTTTATGTCTGTGCCCGTCACGGCTACCGGGCTGGCCGACACGACCCCGAACACGCGGGAGACCACCTCCGCGGCCCGTGCGTCCCTGCTCTCTACGAAAATGCGCCCTCTCTCCCGCGACACCCCGTTGAAACCTACGCCATTCTCGGAGAGCATCGCCTCTATATTCTTTACGAGCAGCCTTTCGTATTTTCTGCGCACCTGCTCACTCTTGATGCCGATCTCGCCGTATCGTACCATGACATGACCGTATTCCATACATCCCAACATATGGGCGCCACACGTTAAAGCATTATCTACGGCCTACAAAATGTTTAAATTAATGCCCCCTTTAAGGATAATGGCGATGAAGCTCGCCTTGCTTTTATGCTAAACCGCCGCCATGCAGCGCGACTGATAGCTTCTGGCCATCAATGCCCTTTAAGGGGCGAAAGGTGATTTGACATGGCTGAAAAGTTCATCGTGGGCTGCTATGGCCTCACTTTCGATAGCGATAGCCTGCTAATGGCCAGGCAGCGCTCTGGCTACTGGGCAGGCAAGTGGACATCGCCCGGCGGCAAGCTGGAGCCGGGCGAGAGCTTAGAGAAGTGCGTTGAACGGGAGACGTATGAGGAGACACATTGCCGGGTTAAAGCGGTTAAGCAATTAAACGCCATATCGCCATATAGCCCCGACTCTGCCTTCGAAAAGCAGGTCGTGCTGGTCTTTTATCTATGTAAGTATTTAGAGGGCGAGCCGAAAAAAGGCGATGGCGTTGATGCAGCCGAATGGGTCAGCGTGGACAGGTTCGAACGCCTGTCAGCAGGGGGCCTCGTTCCGCCCCAGGTGTTTAACGCTGTGTCTGACCTGTGCGCATACAAATCGTTCCCCTCAGTGTCTTTCGACTTCGCGGGGGCGGCGGTGAAGGCGAATACACTATGCAGGTGATGCCATGATGGCGCCATCATCATACGACAGGTACATTAACGTGGAGGCCCTGGCCAGCTACATCCTGAAGCGCAGAAACCCGGACGGCGGGTTCTGCTTCTATGGCCTGGACGAGTCCAGCCTGAATGACGCCTTCTACGCTGTCATGGTCCTCGATTTGCTTGGACGATTGCCCACCGATGATCGGACCGTGGAATACGTCCGATCCTTCCAAAATGACGATGGGGGATTTATTAGCGTTTACTCGGCATGGTGTACTCTGAAGGCCCTCAAAGCGCTGGGCGCCTCGCCACGCCACGACCCAGGCGAATACCTATTACAGCGCTTCAGGTCACACCGCATACGCGACGACGTATACATAGAAAGCCTGAGCATCTTTGAGTCTTCATTTTACCTCGCAGACATGCTCGCCATGACGGGCAGGCGGGAGCTTTGTAAGGATATCGCCGGTGACGTCTTGAGGTATGAGCGAGGCGATGGAAGCTTCGGCCAGCCCGGCGGCTCTTCCTTGATGTCCACTTACTTCGCATTGGCGATACTGGGCCTGGCCGGCACCGCCCCGGCTGATGGCGAGAAAGTCGCGAATTATGTCAGAGCGCGGGCCGTAAAATCGGGCGGATTCTCGAAAAGGCCTGAGACTGGGCTGGCGTTCATGGACGAGACGTACTATGCCGTTAAGATTCTGGAGGCGCTCGGCGAAAAGCCGGATAATATACGGGAGACAATAGGGTTCATAGCGGCCTGCCAGAACGAGAACGGCGGCTTCAGGAGGGCGAGGGCGTCGGGCATCTCCGGCTTCGACACCTCCTACTATGCGGTGGAGTCGTTGAGGGCGCTGATAAACGTTTAGAATGCGTAAAAATAATGTTGAATGGATGTGTTCATCTTGCCAGTACCAATAGAAAAGATACACGCGAGGGAGGTACTCGACTCGCGTGGCAACCCCACCGTCGAGGTGGAAGTGCATACGCCTTTTAGTATAGGGGCGGCATGCGTGCCCTCCGGCGCCTCCACGGGCACCCACGAGGCGCTCGAGCTGCGGGACAAGGATAAGCGCTATGGCGGAAAGGGCGTGCTGAAGGCCGTGCGCAACGTCAACGATGTAATAGCCCCAAAGCTCAAGGGCATGGACGCCGCTAGACAGCGTGAGCTTGACATGCTCATGCTAGAGTTGGATGGCACCGAGAATAAGTCGAAGCTGGGGGCGAACGCAATTCTTGGCGTTTCGATGGCCGCTGCCAGGGCAGCCGCCAGCGCGCTGGAGCTCCCGCTGTACCGGTACCTGGGCGGCGTAAACGCTTACAGGCTGCCCATCCCCATGATGAACGTCATCAACGGGGGCAAGCACGCGGGCAGCGGGCTGGCCATACAGGAGTTCCTGCTCCTGCCGGTGGGCGCCGACACGTACCACGAGGCATTGCGCATGGGCGTTGAGACCTATCATACGCTCGGAAAAATCCTGAAGGACAAGTACGGAAAGACGGCGACCAACGTGGGCGACGAGGGGGGCTATGCGCCCGCAATTGGCACCACAAGGGAAGCGCTTGACGCCATGATGGACGCGATAAAAAAGGCGGGCTACGAGGGCAGCGTCAAGCTCGGCATGGACGCCGCGGCCAGCGAGTTCCTCAAGGACGGAAAGTACCACATAGACGGCAAGAGCCTGTCGCGTGACCAGCTCGTTAAGTATTATGCGGACATCGTGAAAGACTACCCGATAATAGTGCTGGAGGACCCCTTCGCCGAGGAGGACTGGGAGGGCTTCATTGCAATAACAAAAGAGGTTGGAAAAGACGTGACCATCATCGGGGACGATATATTCGTAACGAATGTCAAGCGCCTCCAGAGGGGCATCAGCATGGGCGCCGCCAACGCCCTGCTGCTAAAGCTAAACCAGATAGGCACGGTATCGGAGGCATTCGACGCCGCCACGCTGGCCTTCAGGAATAAGTATAAAATTGCGGTGAGCCACCGCTCGGGCGAGACGTGCGACTCCACCATAGCGGACGTGGCCGTAGCGCTCGGCGCCCAGATAATCAAGACGGGCGCACCTGCCAGGGGCGAGCGCACCTCAAAGTATAACCAATTACTCAGGATTGAGGAGAGCCTGGGGAAAGCGGCCACATACACTGGCATCTAAGGCTGCAGGTAGCTAAGCTCGATGGCCTCCAGCCGTTTCCTTTGCTCGTCCAGGGCGGCCAGCAGCCGGCCTATCTCTGCCGACCGCTTCCCCACGTCTACTGACATGGATTTTTTGGCCTGAGCCCTCTCTATTGCAGACCGTACCGAGGCTATGAGCGTATCGGCCACGGACTCGTAGGAGGCCTTCATGCCCTTCGAGGACTTCAGGAGGCTCTCGAGGAAAGCGTAGCGGATCTTGCCCAAGTTCATGTCGAGCGAGCGCTCCACCTTCTCCCGCATCGCGCCCCTCACCTGTGCCCTGAATAGCGGCGGAGGCAATAGCAGGTTGAGCGCCGTCGCCGTGGTGTCGAGGAGCATGCCCTCCTCCATGAATGCGTCGATGCCATAGAATAATGGCGTATGCAGGTCAACCGTGCAGCCCAGGGAATAATGCTTTACCTCCACGTTGAAAATGTCAAAGGAGGCCTTCTCAATCCTGCGGACGAACTCGTCCAGCCTCTCCGCGTGCGCCTTCGCCTTCTCCGCGTACAGGCGTGCGATCTTCTCCTCTTCTCTGACCCGCCAGGCGTCGCACGCATCCGAGACGGCCTGATAAAGCCTGCCCTTTACCGCATTCAAAAACTCGCGGTTGCCCGATCGGGGGTAGCCATCGATGAATTCCTCAACCTGCCGGGCGACAACCGGCGCCATCTCCTTCTTGAACTTTCCGCTGTCCTCGTCAAGCGTTTTTATTATCGAGTCGACGTCCCACTCGACGAGGTGCACGTTCGCCTCCTTATCCCTAAGGAACCTCTCAAGCTCCGCGTTAAAGAGCGCAGCCTTCTCTTCCAGTGCCCTTGCCGATAGCTCCCTGGTCTTCTTCTCGATGGCCAGGGAAAGGCGCCTCGCCTCGACGAAGCCCAACGCCCTATCCACGATGGTGCGCAGTAAAACATTTCCCTTTTCCCTTGTAAGAAAATACTCCAGCTCAAATTCAAAATCGGTATACCCGCTCTTTCTCAAAAGCTCCGGGTCGCCTTTTAGCTTCGCCTCGAGCGCCTGCCTTGCCGACAATGGGCATACCTTAGGCTCTGCGCCCATCTTTTCCCCGATGACGCCGCCATTAAATGCAATAGACTCGCTCACCTCGGCGGCGCTTGCATTATCCACCTTGTTCAACACGAAAAAGAGCTTTTTCACGTGCTTCCTGACGTCCTCAAGGAATTTCAGCTCGACCTCGCTGACGGGCGGGTCCACCGATAGCATGAACACGGCAGCGTCAACCTTCGAGAGGAAGTTATAGGTGACCTCCGTGTTATGCAGGAAGGTGGAGCCGATGCCAGGAGTATCGATGATCGTGACGCCCTCCTTCAGGTAATCGGACGGGTACTCAATCTCCACGTGCCCGACGCGCCTGGCATTTTTCGGGTTGCCCCTCTCCGTGACGTAATCGCCAAGCTGCGAAGGCTCTATAGCCTCAGACCTGCCGTCCAGGTATATTACCGTCGTCTTCGGGGCGCTGCCATACCTTATGGCAGTGATTATTGAGGTGAGCGGGACGACCGCCGTCGGCAGCACATTGTCTCCCAGCAAAGCATTGATGAAAGTCGTCTTCCCCCTTTTGAACTGGCCGAGCACGGCCAGGTTGAAGCTATCCGAGTCCAGCTTTTCAAGCAGCGCATCCATCTCTTGTGTGGCCGCTTCGCCAGAAATGAGTCCCCTCAACGAGTTAAGCTCCCGACGTATAAGGTTTTTTAGCTCGCTATAATTTTGCATAAGGTTTTCACCGCCTATAGAATAGAAGCTATCAGCCTTGCGGCGGTTTTGCCATGGGCAACGGCGAGCTTCATCGCCTGCAACACTATAATACGCTATAAAAAATATAGGTTACGTTTTACTTCGAGGATAGCTCTTTCAGGCGCCTGATGTGCTCTTCCAGCCGCTCGCATAGCCTTTCAAGCCTTTCGGCCTGCTCCTCCGACCCGATCCTGCCATGGGTCCTGCCCATCTGCTCTGGCCGCATGTCATAGACAAGGCCTTCCATGAACTGCGCGAGCACGTAGATGCGCCACTTCACGTCCTTCTCATCGTAGGGCAGGCGTGCGGCGTCCCAGTAGTCCTCAATGGCCCGCTCCATGCCCCGCAGGGCCTTTTCCATCTCCTCCTTTTCCATGGCCGTTGGCCTGCCATTCACGCTGGAGTGGAACTCGTCCCCGGCTGACATCAACGACCTTATCTCCTTTATGTAGCCAAGCATGGTCAAAGCCGCCGAGCGGACAGACCTTTCATGGCGCTCGCCCACAAGGATTCACCTCGCGAAGAGCCATTCACTTTTTCTCCTTTCCTGCCCTCAGGAATATGGGTATTGACGCCATTTGAAGCAACACAGAGAAGGCGACGAGGCATGGTATGGAGACGTCGTATAGCATACCCATGGCGGCGCTGCCGAGGAACCAAAACACCCCATATCCAGTGTTAAAGATGCCGTAAGCGGTGCCCCTTTTCTCCACGGGTACCATGTTAGCCACCGCCGCCTTCATGATGGATTCCTGGGCGCCCATGCCTATGCCCCACAGCGCCATGCCCAGTAGCGCAAAAGCGAAGCCGCCCATAAACACGAAGGGGGCGAAGAAGGCTGAAATCAGGGCAACAATGGCTAGCGTCTTGATGCCTATCTTATCGAAAAGCCGCCCGAAACCCATGGCGGCCACGGCATCAACGCCCATGGCGAGGGCGTAAAAGACGGGTATCCAGCCAGAGGAGACGACAGACGCCTTTTCGAAGTGGAAGGCTATCAGCGGGAAATCTGCGTAGGCTGCCGCAACCAGCGCCACGCCCGCGAGGTATACCCAGAACGCGCCCGTAAAGCCTTTTGTCTCGAGCTTCACCGCAGCCGGCTCGAAATCCGCAGGCCTGGGATATTTTAGCCTGGCCGCTATGAGGACGACGAGGGCCATGACGGCGGGTATAAGCAGGACGGCAAAGCCAGCCTGGTAATTGCCTTTTAGGTATAAGACTGCGGCCACGACGAGCGGCCCCGTCAGCGCCCCTATCTGGTCAAGCGCCTCGTAGACGCCAAAACCCCAGCCCCTCCCCATCTGCACGGTTGCGTGCGAGACCATCACGTCCCTCGCCGGGGTCCTGATGGCCTTTCCAAGCCTTTCCATTATCATTAAAACGGCCGCTATCTCCCAGCGGCCTGCCAGCGCAAGAAGGGGCACCGCGAGGAGGTTCACGGCGTAGCCGATGATGGTGATAGCCCAGTATTGCCTCGTCTTATCGCTTATATATCCTGTTACCAGCCTGAGGCCGTAGCCTATGAGTTCCCCCAGCCCTGCCACTAGCCCTACGGCGGTCGCGCTCGCCCCCAGTATGGCCAGGTAGGGGCCGGTGATGCTTCTCGCGCCTTCGTAGGTCATATCCGCGAAAAGGCTCACGGTGCCCAGCATGAGGACGAAAACCAGGGCTGCGCTTTTCGCGGCCAGCATGCCATTAAACTTCGCGTTTGTCTTCAAGCTCATGTCTTTCACCTTCCTTGCCAAGTGCTTATACTATATCCCCGCCGTGGCTCCTCATCAAGGCTTATATAATAATTCCTGCCCGCGTAGAAAAGTATCCCGCCAATTGCCATGAGCAGAGCGAGGGACGATAGCTCGAGCGTTGTCACATATATGTCTTTGAGGCCGAGCGCCCATATTACGATTACGTCAAACACGCCCAGGTATATTTTTGACATTGGGACCCTTATGACTCTGTAGGAGGGCGACTTTTTAGATATGCTATCTATATACGATGATACGGCTTGGCGCCCGGCCTTCATACGTGTATGGACCTCTTGTCGGCCTAGAAGCCATCAGCCGCAAGGCGCGGCGGTTTTGCATAAAAGCAGGGTGAGCTTCATCACCTCCTTATCCATTAAAGCTTGAATTATTTATATGTTTTGTAATCGTCTGGCACGCAAAAAATATATCAATAACGTTTTAGAATGAGCATCAATTGGCGATGGAGTCCGCCTTTAACCGCTTGTAAAGCTGATGACTCCTTCTATAGGGTAATGCATGCAAGCGGATATATCTCAAATAATCATTTCGCCTATAAAGCGCTTAATTTTATGGCTCTCGAAAAGAAATATCGCAAAACTGGAGAAGGAGGAGGACGTCGGGGGCCTCGCTGAAATCTTATGCGGCATGAGCGGTGAACTCAGGCTTGACGCTGCCCTGGCGCTCGGGAGAATCGGGGGCAAAAGCGCCATGGCCATGGATAGCCTCATTTATGCATTACGAGATAATGAAAGGGACGCTCGTAGATGTGCCGCCATAGCGCTGGGCGAAGCGGGCTGCTATAAGGCGGTCACACCCCTCATCATGCGCCTTAGGACGATGACGATGGAGTCCGCAAAGCCGCCATAGTCTCGCTCGACAAGCTCAGCGACCATGAAGCGGTTGAACGCTTAATCGATTGCCTAAATGATCCTGACCCATCCATACGCGGGAAAGCGGCATGGGCCCTGGGCAAGATAGGCGACCTTCGGGCCATTGACCCGCTCATCCTCGGCCTTAATGATAAGGACCCAAATGTCGCCTACGAGGCAAATAGAGCCTTATATTGCCTCGGCTGGAATCGGCTTTAGGGCCTCGCTACGCCAGAAGGCCTTTCCCCGTGCGCTATAGCCTTCTGAGCCCGCTCCTCCCTCTCTACCATTTCCAGCAAGGCCTTCTTTACGATGTCCTCCTCGTCAGTCCTGAAAGAAGGCTTTATGCCCCTATCGTCCTTCAAATATTGATAGCCCCTGATGATCGCTATGGGCGTCCCCTCGTCGGCCTCGCCCATGAGCATGTTCGCACAGGCGGCGGCCTCGTCCGCGATGGCCTGGATGGTGATTTTAAGCTCGTGGCCAAACAGGTCTTTGTCACCCCGCCTGTCGCGCAGCGCCGCGATGCCGGCACAGCCCACGGCGACGCCTATCTGTCCCACCCGGAAGGAGCGGCCGTTAGTGTCGGTTATAATGACGGCGACGCGCTTGCCGGTCAGCTCGAAGAGCCTGTCCCTCAGCCTCCTGGCCGACCTGTCCGGGTCCTCCGGAAGCGATAGTATGTACCCTGATTCCGTGTTCGAGCGGTCAGTCCCGGCATTTATGCACACGTTGCCCCACACTGTCTCGACCAGGAGGGGGTGCCTCATGAGTATCTTC from Methanocella conradii HZ254 harbors:
- the thiI gene encoding tRNA uracil 4-sulfurtransferase ThiI, which produces MEYGHVMVRYGEIGIKSEQVRRKYERLLVKNIEAMLSENGVGFNGVSRERGRIFVESRDARAAEVVSRVFGVVSASPVAVTGTDIKEVCGMAAEMGRDIIGEGQSFAIRARRAGEYPYTSQEIGRICGDAVFEAVKDRNPRVDLKSPDHEIFVEVRDRSYVFSEVVKGVGGMPLGSQGRMVALVSGGIDSPVAAWLMMRRGCNIIPVFFNNGEFSDKAYTERAMDAIKKLKEWAPGHNFKVYEVPHGDTLREFIGRGNVKYTCVFCKHMMYRTAVEIAKREGAHGIITGSSLGQVASQTSDNLMIEHYMIDFPIYHPLIGFDKDEIVALARRIGTYDISVRPASCCRAVPAHPSIHGRLEEVKRIEGEFDVDGLVEKELAGTAVTML
- a CDS encoding MFS transporter, encoding MSLKTNAKFNGMLAAKSAALVFVLMLGTVSLFADMTYEGARSITGPYLAILGASATAVGLVAGLGELIGYGLRLVTGYISDKTRQYWAITIIGYAVNLLAVPLLALAGRWEIAAVLMIMERLGKAIRTPARDVMVSHATVQMGRGWGFGVYEALDQIGALTGPLVVAAVLYLKGNYQAGFAVLLIPAVMALVVLIAARLKYPRPADFEPAAVKLETKGFTGAFWVYLAGVALVAAAYADFPLIAFHFEKASVVSSGWIPVFYALAMGVDAVAAMGFGRLFDKIGIKTLAIVALISAFFAPFVFMGGFAFALLGMALWGIGMGAQESIMKAAVANMVPVEKRGTAYGIFNTGYGVFWFLGSAAMGMLYDVSIPCLVAFSVLLQMASIPIFLRAGKEKK
- a CDS encoding HEAT repeat domain-containing protein; the encoded protein is MQADISQIIISPIKRLILWLSKRNIAKLEKEEDVGGLAEILCGMSGELRLDAALALGRIGGKSAMAMDSLIYALRDNERDARRCAAIALGEAGCYKAVTPLIMRLRTMTMESAKPP
- a CDS encoding dynamin family protein, with translation MQNYSELKNLIRRELNSLRGLISGEAATQEMDALLEKLDSDSFNLAVLGQFKRGKTTFINALLGDNVLPTAVVPLTSIITAIRYGSAPKTTVIYLDGRSEAIEPSQLGDYVTERGNPKNARRVGHVEIEYPSDYLKEGVTIIDTPGIGSTFLHNTEVTYNFLSKVDAAVFMLSVDPPVSEVELKFLEDVRKHVKKLFFVLNKVDNASAAEVSESIAFNGGVIGEKMGAEPKVCPLSARQALEAKLKGDPELLRKSGYTDFEFELEYFLTREKGNVLLRTIVDRALGFVEARRLSLAIEKKTRELSARALEEKAALFNAELERFLRDKEANVHLVEWDVDSIIKTLDEDSGKFKKEMAPVVARQVEEFIDGYPRSGNREFLNAVKGRLYQAVSDACDAWRVREEEKIARLYAEKAKAHAERLDEFVRRIEKASFDIFNVEVKHYSLGCTVDLHTPLFYGIDAFMEEGMLLDTTATALNLLLPPPLFRAQVRGAMREKVERSLDMNLGKIRYAFLESLLKSSKGMKASYESVADTLIASVRSAIERAQAKKSMSVDVGKRSAEIGRLLAALDEQRKRLEAIELSYLQP
- a CDS encoding prenyltransferase/squalene oxidase repeat-containing protein, whose protein sequence is MMAPSSYDRYINVEALASYILKRRNPDGGFCFYGLDESSLNDAFYAVMVLDLLGRLPTDDRTVEYVRSFQNDDGGFISVYSAWCTLKALKALGASPRHDPGEYLLQRFRSHRIRDDVYIESLSIFESSFYLADMLAMTGRRELCKDIAGDVLRYERGDGSFGQPGGSSLMSTYFALAILGLAGTAPADGEKVANYVRARAVKSGGFSKRPETGLAFMDETYYAVKILEALGEKPDNIRETIGFIAACQNENGGFRRARASGISGFDTSYYAVESLRALINV
- a CDS encoding NUDIX hydrolase, whose amino-acid sequence is MAEKFIVGCYGLTFDSDSLLMARQRSGYWAGKWTSPGGKLEPGESLEKCVERETYEETHCRVKAVKQLNAISPYSPDSAFEKQVVLVFYLCKYLEGEPKKGDGVDAAEWVSVDRFERLSAGGLVPPQVFNAVSDLCAYKSFPSVSFDFAGAAVKANTLCR
- a CDS encoding coenzyme F420-0:L-glutamate ligase; protein product: MKITAFTVDGVPMIKEGDDLAEILAGLVKLEDDDIVVFAHTIVSKAEGRRYFLGDIVPTPRAEELARLNNEDPRFIQHVLNNSTKILMRHPLLVETVWGNVCINAGTDRSNTESGYILSLPEDPDRSARRLRDRLFELTGKRVAVIITDTNGRSFRVGQIGVAVGCAGIAALRDRRGDKDLFGHELKITIQAIADEAAACANMLMGEADEGTPIAIIRGYQYLKDDRGIKPSFRTDEEDIVKKALLEMVEREERAQKAIAHGERPSGVARP
- a CDS encoding HEAT repeat domain-containing protein; translated protein: MVSLDKLSDHEAVERLIDCLNDPDPSIRGKAAWALGKIGDLRAIDPLILGLNDKDPNVAYEANRALYCLGWNRL
- the eno gene encoding phosphopyruvate hydratase; protein product: MDVFILPVPIEKIHAREVLDSRGNPTVEVEVHTPFSIGAACVPSGASTGTHEALELRDKDKRYGGKGVLKAVRNVNDVIAPKLKGMDAARQRELDMLMLELDGTENKSKLGANAILGVSMAAARAAASALELPLYRYLGGVNAYRLPIPMMNVINGGKHAGSGLAIQEFLLLPVGADTYHEALRMGVETYHTLGKILKDKYGKTATNVGDEGGYAPAIGTTREALDAMMDAIKKAGYEGSVKLGMDAAASEFLKDGKYHIDGKSLSRDQLVKYYADIVKDYPIIVLEDPFAEEDWEGFIAITKEVGKDVTIIGDDIFVTNVKRLQRGISMGAANALLLKLNQIGTVSEAFDAATLAFRNKYKIAVSHRSGETCDSTIADVAVALGAQIIKTGAPARGERTSKYNQLLRIEESLGKAATYTGI